The following DNA comes from Salvelinus namaycush isolate Seneca chromosome 39, SaNama_1.0, whole genome shotgun sequence.
TGTACGTCAGTAGCCAGACCAGCCAGGCCAATGTAGAGTCTGTCTCCCATGGGAAAGATCTTCTGGAAGTCTGTGGTCACCATCTGAGCCTGTACACCGAATCTCCGATCTGCTGCAATGGCTACACATTGCTTACCCTTCATCGCCATGACGGCGCCACCATTATAGGACATAATAGACTGGAGATGGGAGACGAGGGATAGAAGTTAAGTAGCAATCGTGACTGGGACAATTTCAAAACCCAAACATTGTTTCCATCACAAACTATTGAGTTAATAACTTTGACGGTTGACCTTCATTACTTGAAACATTGGTGAATCAGTAGAAACATTGGCATAACTATTAGCTAGGAACGTCAAGATTATAAACTTCCATCAACAGACTCAAGTTGCATGATGTTGTTGCATCCCTCTTCAGACAGCTAGTACTAACATTAGCTAGTCAGCTCATTCATAGACTAGCGTTAGCGACAATAATCCAGTTTATAGCTAACTAGGTTGCGAGTTAATGTGGTAGTTACGTTTGGAAAATGCCTAACGCTAGTTATATTTTCGTTGAACAAGTTAGTTACCATTGCAGGTGACTTTTGgcatggctagctaacgttagcaagctaaaTGCTAGCTACCAAACTGATTAGGCAACCGGTTCCTAACGTTAGCTGAGCTAGTTTTACAAACCAATCTACGGAACCACAAGTACTAGCTACATGCATACATTATTTATTGACAATCTTACCATTGTGAATACGTTGAGGTGTCTTCCTTAGCCCTTGAAATATCTTGTAAATGTTCACTATTTTTAATGACTGCGGATAATAATCCCACAGTGACTACACGATTTGGAACAGCCGGGAATCAGTCAACCTTGCTGTTTGATACGTCATTCGGTACTACACGATGATTGGGTCTGTAAAAAGTTCCGGGTGGCCACCGTTGTTATCATTGACGGTTGGGTTAGGGGAGTGTGCAAATGTTCCTAGTTTGTTTGAAGCGTGCGAAAGTGAAACAATAATGGAAATAAAGATAAATTACAATACTGTAAGCTATGAGCCTGTGACTAAAACACCAAACCACTGGAGATGGGCTACCCTTAGTCCCCAACTCAAAGAGCTTTCGGGAACTATTTTTTATTAAGATACACAATTCTTCTCCTTTACAGCAATACACTAAAGAGATCCAAGGAACATCGTTTACAAaagggttgtgtgtgtgataaAAGTTGTAATAATTCTAACCATTGTAGAGAACACAATATACAATTTCCACTTAAAATAAATCCAAGGTTGCTCATTCTATGAAGGTGAGTATGGCTTGTTGTTGCTGGTGAATGGCACGGGTGAGTTTTGCCATTACAGAGGAAGTCAGATTCTTTGCATTGCTTTAGTCAGGGCAATGGCTAAGGGGCAGTTTCACAGGGCCTGAGTGCAAATGCATGGTGCCTCTGCAGTGTCtgtttttgtttattaaaataaatGAGTTGGCTGTCCTGGCAAACCGGTGCACATATTTCAGTGTGGTAGCGGGTGCATATTTTTACTCTCCTCCATCAACCCATTCCTGCTTCTTCTAGTTCTCATCTCCTCATGAAATTCTTCTCCAGGGATGCGGGGGTCCTCTGTATGGAGTTGATGTTTCTCTTGACTCGGTCCTCCAAGGATGAGGTGGAGGCACTCTCCAGCTTCATGTTACTGCAGGGAAGGACGCAAGAGTTTTAGAGGACCAGACAACAGCCATAGGAAGTATGCAATACGTGCACTAATGTGTGCATGTCAGTCAGCAAGATACTTACTGGATAAAGCCAGCGTTGCGGTCATGCTTGCCGCCTTTCTCTTTCTCCCGCTCCTTCTCCTGTTCATCCCGTCGTTTGTAACTTCTAACGTTGATTTCACGCTCTTTATCTCTCTGTTTGGCAAAGtccatcatctctctcctcttcttctccagcTCATCAGCAGAGAGACATCTAAGAGAATATCACACAGATAAATATAGGGATAAGAAAACACTTTAGGATGGGGTTGTGCGATTACCATTAATTCACTGATGATTGAACACAAGTGTGATAATTGTATAAACAGGTGCTGTGGACTTACTTGGTGGTACTGCTCTGACGCCTTTGGTAGCGATCTTTCTGTGGGCTGGGGGCTTTGGGACGCTGGAACTGTGGAACTTTGAACTGGTCTGTCCTGTGGGATGAGTGGTTCTCTGATTTGTGAGAGGAGTGGTTGTCTGTCCTGTGAGAGGAATGATGGCCGTTCCCGTCTGTCCTTTGAGGCGATCGAGAGCAGCTCCTCTCCTGAGAACGGTGCCTCGAGTGGTTGGGGGGCTTTGAGGACTGATGATGCCTCCCAGCTGGAAACTGAGGAGAGAAATTAGGCGATGAGCGGTACACATCTCTCTCAGGAGGATTGAAGTAACTTTGGATTGATTGGACTAAGATATAACAACGTTCGTGGTGTCACTGTCAATGTATAAAGATTGAGCCGTACTGACCTGTAGTCCATAGCCAACTGGGACATTGCGGTGGTGGGAATGTGAGTGGGTTGTTTCTTTGGATTCCTCTTTAGAATGGTGCCTAAGTAAAGATACATCACTCAGTTAACCCAATGAGTCCCACCGCAACGCTGGAACGTTTTGTCCTTCCAACCccttttaaacattgtgtgtttgagtTACATACTTATGGGTTGTACCATTGGATTCATCCATTTCTTCTGCATCCGTAGGTACTAACCATTAGTCTGTGTGATTATTAACGGCGgctgagctagagcggtgtttgtgagacaagggcgAATGTCTGTAGAGTCCGAATGGTTTCAGCTACCCATCTATGAAAAGCTCATGAACACGCACATGtaatatgttttgttctatgacaCTCACAAGCTGCAAAGGAGTCATTAGAAGGTAAGAGGTTCTTCTACATGTcctaggaaatcccaggacatagtgtctataatactgtaataagctcacatagttgtcactgactagttggatatcCATTTCCCAGtgagcaaacaatttctgtacttacagcattAATATAAATtcatttttctcaggtttttgctttggcaAACCTTATTTCTTTATGGACATTTGTCAATTAAAGCAACTACTTATGACAAAttgttttgtgttctacttgtagccctggttgtcctgaaaagaaaatagtaaaacactTCACTGAGAGGCTAAATATAAGGGCTAGACATGCAGATAAATGAAATTCAGATAAATCCTAATTAAAAGCAGAATTTTGCTGGGGTCTAAGTACTGATAGGATTAAACAAACAATCTACCCCATCCAGGAGTTGCCATCAACAATAGAAGCTGCAAGCTAGATTTGTAAACTATCACAAAATGCTCATAAGATCCAAACAGTTAAACTGAACATCTGATCATATTGGCATATGTTTACTGCTCCTGAGAAACCTCTATTGAAGTTAGGTGCACCTGTGTTTTTTGTTTTCATCCTCAGAGCTAGAGCTCAAGCTCCTTCTTTTATGCttcttctcctttctcctctctttctcttcccttttCTCCTTCTTgtccttcttcctcttctttttctTGTCTTTCTTTTCAAGATTCTGACGCAGCTGAAAGAAAATAAAAAGTGAAAAACTGTTGCTGCTTTAGAACCCAGTTCAACTGAAACTATTACTACAACAGGCTGAAACTGATTTCATTCCAGTTTTATTGGAGCCATCCAACTTACCATTTCTTTGATCTTCTTCATTTTCACTGGGTTTGTCAagacctccctcctcttctcctcctctcgttTCCTTGAAAAATAAGACATGTGTCATTATAATCAGCTCTTGGCTAACAGCAGAACATCAATGTATGGCATAACAGTTGCTAGCTGGACACATTAAATGGTAAAGAAAGAGACAAGAGTGACTGACTTGATATCAAACAACGGGTCCTCTCTGATCTTGGCGGCCATGTCGAGGTTGGATGCAGGGGTGGAGGGTTTGAAGATTGAGCCAGGCAGGAGTCCGGTTTGTTCGGATGGACCGCTCTCTGGCTCCTCAAACTGCTGGGTAATCTGCTTGTCGATAGGGCGGCCCAGCAGGTACTCATCACGGGACACCTGACCACCTGGCCCCTGGTACATCCAGTCCAACCGGTCATCTTTTTTCCTggagtacaacaacaacaacaaaaagcagTTGAGTGTTAATGACTGCATCCAAGGAGAGTATCTCTGTCCATTTGTCTGTGGTGAGAGGGCACATTTAAATTGCTCTCATTTGATTTTTAAACCTAGACAGGACAGTGGTTTCTCTATCAAGGTGAGACCTATTACTTCCTCATCACAAGGGTCGGTGAGGTGAGCATTACTTTAGAGCCCCAGTCTGCTGAGCGAATCTGGTTATATCTTCTCGAGCTCGTTCCTCTTTCAGCTCCTTCTGAAGCTCCTCGATCTTCTTCGCCTCAGCCTCGTGCTTCTGTTCAGCCTTCCATACCCGCTCTATGTTTTTCATAGTCTGGGGATGCCAGCTCTTCTTCAAGTTCTGACAGAGATAAGGGAAAGTGATATTCGATATAATTAAATAAAACAGGGAAAGATAGCTACAATTGATTAATACAACCATAATTTCTGAATTCCAATTGTTCTTCTGGGAAGGTAAGGAATTACTACGTCTgagtaacgttaactagctaagtAGTTGTGTAACAACATAACATAACTGggaaaatataaaataaacaCACCTTCAAAACTTAAATGTAGTTAGGGGGTCAACTTAGTTAACTAGCTACGCCAACTAGCCATCGTTGTAGTGGCAGTGATGGCGTTTCGCTTCACTAAACACTAGTTCAGAAGTTGGCAGTAGTTGAATTAAGTGGTTTTGTGATTAGTTAGTTAGCTTGCTAgacataaacaaaacaaacatgcgAAGCTAGCTAAATTAGTTAGCAAGTTAAGCGCTAACGTTAGCGTTGTAAGCTAATATTTGCTCATACTTACGAGGTCACCTCCTCCCATCTTGACTTAGATCGTCCACTCGGTCCGATTGAGAAATAAGATGTGAATAAACGTGTCCTCTACCTATGTGGTTATCGTACCTGACAAAACAAATGTATGTTATTATCTATATGACATTTGCATGCTAGGCTAGCGTGTTGTGTTTTTCATAGTACTTCCGGCCTTTCTGATTTATTTCCCCCCCGGTTGTTGTTTAAGAGTGCGTTATTCTTCTTCTtcggcttcttcttcttcttggcggATCGCATCCAACTTTCAAGGAgcatacaccgccacctactgtactgaagTGTAAGGCCAGTCACGGCCTAACTATATTAAATTCCCTACGTTAGTCCTGTTCCTCTAAGAAAGTGAAATAGACCCCTAGACATCCCTtccctcccctttcctcccccactacaccacccaaaccccaaccccaaccccgtCCAACCTCTCTGACCCTTTCACACAATCTCTCCCTATCTACATCATTCAATTCTCAAAATATCAACACAGGCTCCACCGTTTCTTCAACTAAACACTCATCACACAGACCTATTATCCACAAAATGGCATTCAAACCTGTGTTCCCAAATCTTAGTCTACTCCACACAACTTACTCTGTC
Coding sequences within:
- the LOC120032907 gene encoding pre-mRNA-splicing factor CWC25 homolog, translated to MGGGDLNLKKSWHPQTMKNIERVWKAEQKHEAEAKKIEELQKELKEERAREDITRFAQQTGALKKKDDRLDWMYQGPGGQVSRDEYLLGRPIDKQITQQFEEPESGPSEQTGLLPGSIFKPSTPASNLDMAAKIREDPLFDIKKREEEKRREVLTNPVKMKKIKEMLRQNLEKKDKKKKRKKDKKEKREEKERRKEKKHKRRSLSSSSEDENKKHRHHSKEESKETTHSHSHHRNVPVGYGLQFPAGRHHQSSKPPNHSRHRSQERSCSRSPQRTDGNGHHSSHRTDNHSSHKSENHSSHRTDQFKVPQFQRPKAPSPQKDRYQRRQSSTTKCLSADELEKKRREMMDFAKQRDKEREINVRSYKRRDEQEKEREKEKGGKHDRNAGFIHNMKLESASTSSLEDRVKRNINSIQRTPASLEKNFMRR